The following coding sequences are from one Triticum dicoccoides isolate Atlit2015 ecotype Zavitan chromosome 4A, WEW_v2.0, whole genome shotgun sequence window:
- the LOC119290064 gene encoding BTB/POZ and MATH domain-containing protein 3-like has product MSTSVILSAMRGAGRQQITASTVRAKLQASGSHVLRIEEFTRAREKLANGIAIMSSPFGAGGHDWFIQCYLNGVPGGAGNHISLFLQHDSHAKTGDATATYRMSILDKALKSSCTKFEQERHFRGDGWGWTEFIGLQDLDRDKHLVDDCLSILCDVTTADGLRAAAEPPFDLRGLPLAEAIWNRETPDVTIHLGDGETIAAHRWVLEARSPLLKADLALASNNATADHVRLLVNDMDADVCKALLRFIYTDSPATELETAPPKNVEQLLAAADRFQLEKLKLLCVEALCKTIDANSVAAALALAERHGCPTLREACAQFLMKNTPTREQPISTRVF; this is encoded by the coding sequence ATGTCCACGTCCGTGATCTTGTCGGCCATGCGCGGCGCCGGCCGCCAGCAGATCACCGCCTCCACCGTCCGCGCGAAGCTACAGGCATCCGGCTCCCACGTCTTGAGGATCGAGGAGTTCACGCGAGCAAGGGAGAAGCTGGCCAATGGCATCGCCATCATGTCGAGCCCGTTCGGCGCTGGCGGCCACGACTGGTTCATCCAGTGCTACCTGAACGGCGTTCCGGGAGGGGCAGGGAACCATATCTCCCTCTTCCTCCAGCACGACAGCCATGCCAAGACCGGCGATGCCACGGCGACTTACAGGATGAGCATACTCGACAAGGCCTTGAAGTCATCGTGCACTAAATTCGAACAGGAGCGCCACTTCAGGGGCGATGGATGGGGCTGGACAGAGTTCATCGGACTCCAAGATCTGGACAGGGACAAGCACCTCGTGGACGACTGTCTGTCCATCCTCTGCGACGTCACCACCGCCGACGGGCTCCGTGCTGCGGCGGAGCCGCCGTTCGACTTGCGCGGCTTGCCGCTCGCGGAAGCCATCTGGAACAGGGAGACGCCGGACGTGACGATCCACCTCGGGGACGGAGAGACGATAGCGGCGCACCGGTGGGTGCTCGAGGCCCGGTCACCCCTCCTCAAGGCGGATCTCGCCCTCGCCTCCAACAACGCCACCGCTGACCATGTACGCCTGCTCGTGAATGACATGGACGCCGACGTGTGCAAGGCGCTGCTCCGGTTCATCTACACCGACTCGCCGGCCACCGAGCTCGAGACGGCGCCGCCAAAGAATGTGGAGCAGCTGCTCGCCGCAGCGGACAGGTTTCAGCTGGAAAAGCTGAAGCTCCTCTGCGTGGAGGCACTGTGCAAGACAATCGACGCCAACTCCGTGGCGGCCGCCCTGGCCCTTGCCGAGCGGCACGGCTGCCCGACGCTGAGGGAGGCGTGCGCGCAGTTCCTCATGAAGAACACGCCGACGCGTGAGCAACCAATTAGTACACGTGTATTTTGA